One genomic window of Ziziphus jujuba cultivar Dongzao chromosome 4, ASM3175591v1 includes the following:
- the LOC132803592 gene encoding MDIS1-interacting receptor like kinase 2-like — translation MERGSLVGVLRNDNGARRLDWSNRIHIIEDIAHALFYMHYDCSPPVVHRDINSSNILLNFDMKASVSDFGIARLLHSYSSNRTIPAGTNLYVAPELAYTMIVTEKCDIYSLGVVVLETIMGKHPGELITCLSSSTCSGQQIMLKDVLDSCLSHPMDPPTASRLVLVATLGLVYLRFDLQFRLTMKHVACELVVPRPPLHIHISAISLQQLLNQEIYMVDPH, via the exons ATGGAAAGAGGAAGCTTAGTTGGTGTTCTAAGGAACGACAATGGAGCTAGACGATTGGATTGGTCCAACAGAATACATATCATTGAAGACATAGCTCATGCATTGTTCTACATGCATTACGATTGCAGTCCACCAGTTGTTCACAGGGATATAAACAGCAGCAATATTCTCTTGAACTTTGATATGAAGGCTTCTGTATCAGACTTTGGCATAGCTAGACTCTTACATTCTTATTCCTCTAATCGAACTATACCAGCTGGAACCAATTTATATGTTGCCCCTG AATTGGCGTATACAATGATTGTGACAGAAAAATGCGATATTTATAGCTTAGGAGTGGTGGTACTAGAAACAATTATGGGAAAGCATCCTGGGGAGCTTATAACTTGTTTGTCTTCATCAACCTGTTCTGGACAACAAATCATGTTGAAAGATGTATTAGACTCGTGTCTCTCTCATCCAATGGATCCTCCAACTGCCAGTCGCTTGGTTTTGGTAGCAACATTAGGCTTGGTATATCTGCGTTTTGACCTACAATTCCGTCTGACCATGAAGCATGTAGCTTGCGAGCTTGTTGTTCCCAGGCCCCCATTACACATACATATCAGTGCAATTTCATTACAGCAACTACTGAATCAAGAAATTTATATGGTTGACCCGCATTAG
- the LOC132803590 gene encoding probable leucine-rich repeat receptor-like protein kinase At1g35710: MAYYNSIFNIVVAMLATTFFCSYSANSNVSSVAVEQEAKALLQAGWWTHDSLNASTPAPCNLSGISCNRFGNITHISLLHNSKVQKKLGRFLNSSSFPNLVHLDLAEAGLIGSIPPEIGMLSKLTHPNLSNNDLIGDLPLSLGNLSQLLRLDISYNHINGFIPPQLGNLSNLGVLNLSSNQINDRIPSTLGLLFNLTHLDISYNQIKGELPNSMTCLDQLVSLSLSNNKLNGPFPSTLGQLTRLTTLSLSWNQISGKVPPELGNLRNVQSLDLGDNMLNGPLPSTLGHLNKLTHLSFYSNLMNGSIPSQIWNLTSLTYLDLSNNLANYLQLWIN, from the coding sequence ATGGCATACTACAATTCCATTTTCAATATTGTAGTAGCCATGTTGGCTACCACTTTTTTCTGCAGCTATTCGGCTAACTCCAATGTGTCAAGTGTAGCTGTGGAGCAAGAAGCAAAGGCTCTGCTGCAAGCTGGGTGGTGGACTCATGACTCTCTCAACGCCAGCACTCCGGCTCCTTGCAACTTGTCTGGTATTAGTTGCAATCGCTTCGGAAACATTACTCATATTTCTCTACTTCACAATTCCAAGGTGCAAAAAAAGCTTGGCAGATTTCTTAACAGCTCTTCGTTCCCAAATTTAGTCCATCTTGATCTTGCTGAAGCTGGACTCATTGGGAGCATCCCTCCAGAAATAGGTATGCTTTCAAAGCTCACTCACCCGAACCTCTCCAACAATGATCTTATAGGTGATTTACCTCTTTCACTTGGAAACCTCTCCCAATTGTTGAGGCTTGACATTTCTTATAATCATATCAATGGTTTCATTCCTCCTCAATTAGGAAACTTGAGCAATCTCGGTGTCTTAAATTTGAGCTCCAACCAAATTAATGATCGAATTCCTTCAACACTAGGTCTTTTGTTCAACCTCACTCACCTGGATATTTCTTACAATCAAATCAAAGGTGAGTTGCCTAATTCAATGACATGCCTTGATCAGTTAGTTTCCTTGTCTCTGTCCAATAACAAGCTCAATGGGCCATTCCCATCAACTTTGGGTCAATTAACCAGACTAACTACTCTGTCACTTAGCTGGAATCAAATAAGTGGTAAAGTTCCTCCCGAATTAGGAAACCTAAGGAACGTTCAAAGTCTAGACCTTGGTGATAACATGCTTAATGGACCACTCCCTTCAACTTTGGGTCACCTAAACAAATTAACTCACTTGTCATTTTATAGCAACCTAATGAATGGTTCAATCCCTTCACAGATATGGAATCTAACAAGCCTTACTTATCTAGACCTAAGCAATAACCTGGCCAACTACCTCCAGCTCTGGATCAATTAA